From Camelina sativa cultivar DH55 chromosome 7, Cs, whole genome shotgun sequence, one genomic window encodes:
- the LOC104702815 gene encoding probable malate dehydrogenase, glyoxysomal isoform X1: MDPNQRIARISAHLNPPNLDDQMVDGSGVNRVGCRAKGGSPGFKVAILGAAGGIGQPLAMLMKMNPLVSVLHLYDVANAPGVTADISHMDTSAIVRGFLGQSQLEEALTGMDLVVIPAGVPRKPGMTRDDLFNINAGIVRTLSEAIAKCCPKAVVNIISNPVNSTVPIAAEVFKKAGTFDPKKLMGVTMLDVVRANTFVAEVMSLDPREVDVPVVGGHAGVTILPLLSQVKPPCSFTQKEIEYLTGRIQNGGTEVVEAKAGAGSATLSMAYAAVKFADACLRGLRGDANIVECAFVASHVTELPFFASKVRLGRCGIDEVYGLGPLNEYERMGLEMAKKELSGSIEKGITFVKK; the protein is encoded by the exons ATGGATCCAAACCAACGTATCGCGAGAATCTCTGCTCATCTCAATCCTCCTAATCTTGATGATCAG ATGGTTGACGGGTCGGGTGTGAATCGGGTGGGTTGTCGTGCAAAAG GTGGATCACCCGGATTCAAAGTGGCCATACTTGGAGCTGCTGGAGGGATTGGTCAACCTCTTGCtatgttgatgaagatgaatccTTTGGTTTCGGTTCTTCATCTCTATGATGTTGCTAACGCTCCTGGTGTTACTGCTGATATTAGTCACATGGATACTAGTGCCATT GTTCGTGGATTTCTCGGGCAATCGCAGTTAGAGGAAGCACTTACGGGTATGGATTTAGTGGTTATACCAGCTGGTGTTCCGAGGAAACCAGGGATGACGAGGGATGATCTGTTTAACATTAATGCTGGGATAGTGAGGACACTCTCTGAAGCTATAGCCAAATGTTGTCCTAAAGCGGTTGTTAATATAATCAGTAATCCTGTGAACTCCACTGTGCCAATCGCAGCTGAGGTTTTTAAGAAAGCTGGAACCTTTGATCCAAAGAAACTCATGGGAGTCACTATGCTTGATGTTGTTCGAGCTAATACTTTTGTG GCGGAAGTAATGAGTCTTGATCCTCGTGAAGTTGATGTTCCGGTTGTTGGAGGGCACGCAGGAGTTACTATCTTACCGCTGCTTTCTCAG GTGAAACCGCCTTGCTCATTCACTCAAAAAGAGATTGAATATCTCACAGGCCGCATACAAAACGGTGGCACTGAAGTTGTTGAG GCTAAAGCTGGGGCAGGTTCTGCAACACTATCCATG GCCTATGCAGCAGTGAAGTTTGCAGATGCTTGCCTTAGGGGTCTAAGAGGGGACGCAAACATTGTTGAGTGCGCATTTGTGGCATCTCAT GTGACTGAGCTTCCCTTCTTTGCATCAAAGGTGCGTCTGGGACGATGTGGGATCGATGAAGTGTATGGTCTTGGACCATTGAACGAGTACGAGAG GATGGGATTAGAGATGGCAAAGAAAGAGCTCTCAGGAAGTATTGAGAAAGGTATTACTTTTGTGAAGAAATAA
- the LOC104702815 gene encoding probable malate dehydrogenase, glyoxysomal isoform X2, which produces MDPNQRIARISAHLNPPNLDDQVQISLNSLLNRVGCRAKGGSPGFKVAILGAAGGIGQPLAMLMKMNPLVSVLHLYDVANAPGVTADISHMDTSAIVRGFLGQSQLEEALTGMDLVVIPAGVPRKPGMTRDDLFNINAGIVRTLSEAIAKCCPKAVVNIISNPVNSTVPIAAEVFKKAGTFDPKKLMGVTMLDVVRANTFVAEVMSLDPREVDVPVVGGHAGVTILPLLSQVKPPCSFTQKEIEYLTGRIQNGGTEVVEAKAGAGSATLSMAYAAVKFADACLRGLRGDANIVECAFVASHVTELPFFASKVRLGRCGIDEVYGLGPLNEYERMGLEMAKKELSGSIEKGITFVKK; this is translated from the exons ATGGATCCAAACCAACGTATCGCGAGAATCTCTGCTCATCTCAATCCTCCTAATCTTGATGATCAGGTTCAAATTTCCTTGAATTCTCTTT TGAATCGGGTGGGTTGTCGTGCAAAAGGTGGATCACCCGGATTCAAAGTGGCCATACTTGGAGCTGCTGGAGGGATTGGTCAACCTCTTGCtatgttgatgaagatgaatccTTTGGTTTCGGTTCTTCATCTCTATGATGTTGCTAACGCTCCTGGTGTTACTGCTGATATTAGTCACATGGATACTAGTGCCATT GTTCGTGGATTTCTCGGGCAATCGCAGTTAGAGGAAGCACTTACGGGTATGGATTTAGTGGTTATACCAGCTGGTGTTCCGAGGAAACCAGGGATGACGAGGGATGATCTGTTTAACATTAATGCTGGGATAGTGAGGACACTCTCTGAAGCTATAGCCAAATGTTGTCCTAAAGCGGTTGTTAATATAATCAGTAATCCTGTGAACTCCACTGTGCCAATCGCAGCTGAGGTTTTTAAGAAAGCTGGAACCTTTGATCCAAAGAAACTCATGGGAGTCACTATGCTTGATGTTGTTCGAGCTAATACTTTTGTG GCGGAAGTAATGAGTCTTGATCCTCGTGAAGTTGATGTTCCGGTTGTTGGAGGGCACGCAGGAGTTACTATCTTACCGCTGCTTTCTCAG GTGAAACCGCCTTGCTCATTCACTCAAAAAGAGATTGAATATCTCACAGGCCGCATACAAAACGGTGGCACTGAAGTTGTTGAG GCTAAAGCTGGGGCAGGTTCTGCAACACTATCCATG GCCTATGCAGCAGTGAAGTTTGCAGATGCTTGCCTTAGGGGTCTAAGAGGGGACGCAAACATTGTTGAGTGCGCATTTGTGGCATCTCAT GTGACTGAGCTTCCCTTCTTTGCATCAAAGGTGCGTCTGGGACGATGTGGGATCGATGAAGTGTATGGTCTTGGACCATTGAACGAGTACGAGAG GATGGGATTAGAGATGGCAAAGAAAGAGCTCTCAGGAAGTATTGAGAAAGGTATTACTTTTGTGAAGAAATAA
- the LOC104702817 gene encoding uncharacterized protein LOC104702817, which translates to MKGFKAKERKKKTEMNHRLAGIIRPLGHITTDRIRSSSVEPPFPVYYKTIINHLQSLTGIHVSPGLTNQEISAVESSLGFSFPVDLRSILQTGLPVGTNFPNWRTGSNRNRLLLPLLRLSKIVAGNGFWVDSWGIRPGNDAEALSLVKKLVEIAPVLVPIYGDFYVPSTTPNLAGNPVFQVDGDGVRFLSCDVAEFLNGLGRSEMPTVDRRIRRRRVEFWSDAAEKGRSLDVVARDNTRGWWSASGCERLRACLDDAFWKLREGGWTEDEVRDMMNGVDRDTCAQQQTLSRDVEYAFGGDRMDGRDEDTCTEDDDDHGKRGQVTTLRHLLLYDR; encoded by the coding sequence ATGAAAGGTTTTAAagctaaagaaagaaaaaaaaaaacagaaatgaatCATCGTCTTGCCGGGATAATAAGGCCGCTTGGCCACATTACCACAGATCGAATTCGATCCTCCTCCGTTGAGCCACCGTTTCCGGTTTACTACAAAACCATAATCAACCATTTGCAATCTCTAACCGGTATCCACGTTTCACCTGGGCTTACCAATCAAGAGATCTCAGCCGTTGAATCTTCTCTTGGTTTCTCCTTCCCTGTTGATCTCCGTTCGATTCTTCAAACCGGTCTTCCGGTTGGTACTAATTTCCCCAATTGGAGAACCGGATCAAACCGCAATCGTCtccttctccctcttcttcgtctctccaAAATCGTCGCCGGAAACGGATTCTGGGTCGACTCTTGGGGGATCCGACCCGGAAACGACGCTGAGGCCTTATCCCTCGTGAAGAAATTGGTTGAGATCGCTCCGGTTCTCGTCCCCATCTACGGCGATTTCTATGTACCTTCGACGACGCCAAATTTGGCGGGAAATCCAGTTTTTCAAGTTGACGGAGACGGGGTCAGATTTCTGAGTTGCGACGTCGCTGAATTCCTCAATGGACTCGGTCGATCGGAAATGCCTACGGTGGATAGAAGAATACGACGGAGGAGAGTGGAGTTCTGGAGTGACGCGGCGGAGAAAGGGAGATCGTTGGATGTGGTGGCGCGTGATAACACGCGCGGGTGGTGGAGCGCGTCGGGCTGCGAGCGGTTGAGGGCGTGTTTGGACGACGCGTTTTGGAAGCTGAGGGAAGGAGGATGGACGGAAGATGAGGTCCGCGATATGATGAACGGTGTAGATCGAGACACGTGTGCTCAGCAGCAAACGCTGTCGCGAGATGTGGAGTACGCGTTTGGCGGTGATAGGATGGACGGAAGAGATGAAGACACGTGTacggaggatgatgatgatcatgggAAACGCGGACAAGTAACGACGTTGAGGCATCTGCTGCTTTATGACCGTTAG
- the LOC104702816 gene encoding dentin matrix acidic phosphoprotein 1-like produces the protein MFRSSPRSRQRSKGFKVKHCIQLTLLLSVGIWLLYQVKHSHEKKAQFEESAKIVVGDDKVVKLGRKDLNPRVEEDEAEDAGGGRNVVDKENEVVEGGEEVQDKESEEREFEEKKDDGGGTGTEESEAVEKGDDNGETEEGAAEEKKDDDGGSSTEESEMEGKGDHEKSGTEESEVEEKKDNGGTEENEKSGTEESEAEEKKDNGGTEEGEESKEKSGNDESEVEEKKDDGGGTEESEESKEKSGNEESEVEEKKENGGGTEESEESKEKSGTEEVTDEKTSNEEARENNYKGDDASSEVVHESEEKTNEAENSEKVDDQSGLKTEGVDDSVIKSVLPNTTDNGESSSDEKAGSSSGGKESDSSAGIKSEGESMEKNELLEKEFNDSNGESSETAKSKAGSGDGSSQESRKEEDEKEKVESSEVSSQEESKDKESETKEKEESSSQEESKDKESETKEKEETSSQGDTKDKEPETKENEESLSQEKTEEKETKPKENEESSSHEETKDKESEAKEKEESSSQEKAEGKETETKENEESSSQEKAEGKETETKENEESSSQEETKDKENEKIEKEEETKDNETETKEKEESVSQEETKDKETEPKEKDESSSNNSQENESSESEKKEQVEENEKKTDEDTSESSKESSNSDTEQKQPEETSEKEESNKNGGETEVTQEEHSDSSSETNLPQEVKDVRTDLETLPDSGNGGNNESAAAE, from the coding sequence ATGTTTAGATCTTCACCGAGAAGTAGACAGAGATCAAAAGGTTTTAAGGTGAAGCATTGTATTCAATTGACTCTGTTACTTAGTGTTGGCATATGGTTGCTTTATCAAGTGAAGCATTCTCATGAGAAGAAAGCTCAGTTTGAGGAGAGTGCAAAGATTGTTGTTGGGGATGATAAAGTTGTTAAGCTTGGTAGGAAAGATCTCAACCCTCGTGTCGAGGAAGATGAAGCTGAGGATGCAGGAGGAGGTAGGAATGTTGTTGATAAGGAGAATGAGGTTGTAGAGGGAGGTGAAGAGGTTCAGGACAAGGAAAGTGAAGAAAGAGAGtttgaggagaagaaagatgatggtGGTGGTACTGGTACGGAAGAAAGCGAGGCTGTTGAGAAGGGAGATGATAATGGTGAGACAGAAGAGGGTGCAgctgaagagaagaaagatgatgatggtggtagTAGTACTGAAGAGAGTGAGATGGAAGGGAAGGGAGATCATGAGAAGAGTGGTACAGAAGAAAGTGAGgttgaggagaagaaagacaaTGGAGGTACtgaagagaatgagaagagtGGTACGGAAGAGAGTGAGGCtgaggagaagaaagacaaTGGAGGTACAGAGGAGGGCGAGGAGAGTAAAGAGAAGAGTGGTAATGACGAGAGTGAggttgaagagaagaaagacgaTGGCGGTGGTACGGAAGAGAGCGAGGAGAGTAAAGAGAAGAGTGGTAATGAAGAGAGTGAGgtcgaggagaagaaagaaaatggcGGTGGTACGGAAGAGAGCGAGGAGAGTAAAGAGAAGAGTGGTACAGAGGAGGTGACTGATGAGAAGACGAGTaatgaagaagcaagagagaacAATTACAAGGGAGATGATGCTTCTAGTGAGGTAGTCCATGAGTCCGAGGAAAAGACTAATGAAGCTGAGAATAGTGAGAAAGTGGATGATCAGTCGGGTTTAAAGACTGAAGGAGTTGATGATTCTGTTATCAAGAGTGTTTTGCCGAACACAACTGATAATGGGGAAAGCAGTAGTGATGAGAAGGCTGGTTCATCCTCAGGAGGTAAGGAATCAGATTCCTCGGCGGGCATAAAATCTGAAGGTGAATCTATGGAGAAGAATGAGTTGTTGGAGAAGGAGTTCAATGATTCTAATGGTGAGTCTTCTGAGACCGCGAAATCAAAGGCCGGTTCTGGAGATGGAAGTTCTCAAGAGAgtaggaaagaagaagatgagaaagagaaggTAGAATCGTCTGAAGTGTCGTCCCAAGAGGAAAGTAAGGACAAGGAAAGTGAgacaaaggagaaggaagaatcATCGTCTCAAGAGGAAAGTAAAGACAAAGAAAGTGAgacaaaggagaaagaagagactTCGTCGCAAGGGGACACTAAAGACAAAGAACCCGAGACAAAAGAGAATGAAGAGTCTTTGTCCCAAGAGAAAACCGAAGAAAAGGAAACGAAGCCAAAGGAGAACGAAGAGTCTTCGTCGCATGAggaaactaaagataaagaaagcgaggcaaaggagaaagaagagtcTTCTTCCCAAGAGAAAGCCGAAGGAAAGGAAACCGAGACAAAGGAGAACGAAGAGTCTTCTTCCCAAGAGAAAGCCGAAGGAAAGGAAACCGAGACAAAGGAGAACGAAGAGTCTTCTTCTCAAGAGGAAACtaaagacaaagaaaacgagaagattgagaaagaagaggaaactaAAGACAATGAAACTGAGacgaaggagaaagaagagtcTGTGTCCCAAGAGGAAACTAAAGACAAAGAAACCGAGccaaaagagaaagatgagTCATCGTCCAACAACTCACAGGAAAATGAAAGTAGTGAGAGTGAGAAGAAGGAACAGGTAGAGGAAAACGAGAAGAAGACTGACGAAGACACAAGTGAATCTAGCAAAGAAAGTAGCAACTCAGATACTGAACAAAAGCAACCAGAGGAAActtcagagaaagaagaaagcaacaAGAATGGTGGTGAGACAGAGGTAACTCAAGAAGAAcattctgattcttcttcagaGACTAATCTTCCTCAAGAAGTAAAAGATGTTAGAACTGATCTTGAAACTTTGCCGGATTCTGGCAATGGAGGGAACAATGAGAGTGCTGCGGCTGAGTAA
- the LOC104702818 gene encoding homeobox-leucine zipper protein HAT9-like has translation MSFDDSCNSGLVLGLGLSPTPNNYNNAIKRSTGYKLEPSLTLSLSGDPLLTVVAGADQLCRQTSSLSGVSSFSSGRVVKRERYSGEESPEEEETTERVVSDYREDEGVSARKKLRLTKEQSDLLEESFKHHSTLNPKQKQVLARELNLRPRQVEVWFQNRRARTKLKQTEVDCEVLKKCCETLTDENMRLRKEIQELKTLKLSNQPVYMHMPASTLTMCSSCERIGAGGGRNGGGSGGSMATTVVVDGDRAKGAFSISSKPHFFNPYTNPSAAC, from the exons ATGAGTTTTGATGATTCATGCAACTCAGGTCTTGTTCTTGGATTAGGTCTCTCACCAACTCCAAATAATTACAATAATGCCATCAAGCGATCTACCGGTTACAAGCTCGAGCCCTCGTTGACTCTAAGCCTCTCCGGCGATCCCTTGTTGACGGTGGTCGCCGGAGCTGACCAGCTTTGCCGTCAGACGTCATCTCTCAGCGGAGTCTCTTCTTTTTCAAGCGGGAGGgtggtgaagagagagagatacagtGGGGAAGAGtcaccggaggaggaggagactacCGAGAGGGTTGTAAGTGATTATCGTGAAGATGAAGGTGTTAGTGCTAGAAAAAAACTTAGGCTTACGAAAGAACAATCTGATCTTCTTGAGGAAAGCTTCAAGCACCATAGCACCCTTAATCCC aaGCAAAAGCAAGTTCTGGCAAGAGAGCTGAATCTAAGGCCTAGACAAGTTGAAGTATGGTTTCAAAATAGAAGAGCcag AACAAAGCTGAAGCAAACAGAAGTAGATTGCGAGGTTTTGAAGAAGTGTTGTGAAACATTAACAGATGAGAACATGAGACTTCGGAAAGAGATTCAAgaactcaaaaccctaaaattgtcTAATCAGCCGGTTTACATGCACATGCCTGCATCGACTCTAACGATGTGTTCTTCCTGTGAGAGAATCGGCGCTGGTGGCGGCCGTAACGGAGGAGGAAGTGGAGGTAGTATGGCCACAACGGTGGTCGTCGATGGAGATAGGGCGAAAGGAGCTTTCTCCATCTCTTCAAAGCCTCACTTCTTCAACCCTTATACCAATCCATCTGCAGCTTGTTGA